One region of Zootoca vivipara chromosome 7, rZooViv1.1, whole genome shotgun sequence genomic DNA includes:
- the SYPL2 gene encoding synaptophysin-like protein 2: MSEPRAQRAAAAADKESQSPVAQLLLGLRWGRLEEPLGFIKVLEWLFAIFAFGACGSFSAETGATVKCNENPKETTAITVQFGYPFRLYKVPFDMPDCLEGSIAKRTLHLLGDFSAPAEFFVTLGVFSFLYTMAALAVYLRFHSLYKENKKLPFADFCVTVSFTFFWLVAFSAWGKGLSDVKAATRPSSLIAAMSVCQLKTAVCNAGATPSMGLANISVLFGFVNFILWAGNCWFVFKETPWHAQTTNKESSAEQGAVDKQ, from the exons GCCCAGCTGCTCTTGGGGCTGCGTTGGGGCCGCCTGGAGGAGCCCCTAGGATTCATTAAGGTGCTGGAGTGG CTGTTTGCCATATTTGCCTTTGGAGCCTGTGGTTCTTTCAGTGCAGAAACAGGGGCTACTGTGAAATGCAATGAGAATCCTAAAGAGACAACTGCTATCACTGTGCAGTTTGGATATCCTTTCAG GTTGTACAAGGTTCCATTTGATATGCCAGACTGTCTTGAAGGATCTATTGCTAAAAGGACGCTGCATCTCTTGGGagacttttcagcacctgctgagtTCTTTGTGACCTTGGGTGTTTTTTCTTTCCTGTATACCATGGCAGCACTGGCAGTCTATCTACGGTTTCACTCACTCTACAAAGAAAATAAGAAGCTTCCTTTTGCG GATTTCTGTGTGACCGTCTCATTTACCTTTTTCTGGCTAGTGGCATTTTCAGCCTGGGGCAAAGGTCTGTCAGATGTGAAAGCAGCTACACGGCCTTCCAGTCTCATTGCTGCCATGTCAGTGTGTCAACTCAAAACTGCTGTATGCAATGCTGGGGCCACACCTTCTATGGGCCTGGCCAACATCTCTGTG ctgtttggttttgTCAACTTCATACTGTGGGCTGGAAactgctggtttgtttttaaagagaccCCTTGGCATGCTCAGACCACCAACAAGGAAAGCTCTGCTGAACAAGGAGCTGTTGATAAGCAATAA